DNA sequence from the Sinomonas terrae genome:
CCGGCACAGCCAGAAGCGGCAGCACCGCTGAGGCGATGAGGCACCAGAAGGCAGCATTGACCGTGCCGGGCCGCTCCAAGCGCCGCGGGCCGGGCATCCCCGGGAACGCACCTGTCGGGAGCTGGCTGGGCCAGGGGCCGGAGTGCGGACTCTGAGTCATGTGGCTCACCGCCTCACTGCCCATAGGGGTTTCCGAAGGACCGCGGGGGGCCGGAATAGGGGTTGTTGAACTGGTTCTGGTTGTCGAGGAACGCAGAGACCGGCCGGCGGAACAGGAGGATGATCGACGCGATCGCGAGCGCAATGGTGATGAGCGAGAAGAGCCCGGCGCCGAAGAAGCTCAGGATCGCGAGGGCGAGGAACACGGTGGCGAGTACGCGCGCCCAGCGGCGCCCTCTCCTGAGGAAGACAGCGGAAACCGCGAGCACGATGGCGTTGATCACCGCTCCGGCGAAGAGAACCCACAGGAACGTCAGGATGAGGCTACGGACCCTATCCGGTGCGAGCGGGGGCCTTGTCGCCTCCTGTGAGTACATGTTCTGGAGCGTGCCGATCTGGCTCGAGGTAACCGCGAGGCCCAAAATGCCCACGAGCACCTCGACGATGGCAGTCGCGATGATGAGCCAGAAGACAATCGTGACGGCCGACTGCTGGGCACTCGGCGGCGGGGTCTCGTAGCCGAAGGAGCCCGACCCGGGCGAGCCGTAGGGAGCCTGGCCGTACGGACTCTGGCCGTACTGGGGAGTTTGGCCGTACTGGGGAGTTTGGCCGTACTGGGGAGTTTGGCCGTATTGGGAAGGCTGGCCGTATTGGGGGGCCTTGTCGTACTGCGGAGGCTGGCCGTACTGGGGTTGCCCGTACTGCGGCTGCCCGTACTGAGAGGGTTGCCCGTACTGCGGCGGTTGCCCGTACTGGGACGGCTGCCCGTACTGGGGCGGTTGCTGCGCGTGGTGCCCGGGCTCCGGAGTCTGGGCGCCGGGGGCATACTGCCCGAAGCGAGGCGCCGGCCTCGGCTCCTCGGCGCCGGTCCCTGTGCTTTCGGTTCCCGTTCCCTCGGGTCGAGAGCTCCCAGTTCCCGCGCTCTCGGATGCGCTTCCCTCAGTTCCCGCGCTCCCAGTTCCCGCGCTTTCAGATCCGGTTCCCTCAGGTCCCGCGCTCTCGCGTCCCGCGTCATCGTCCCGCGGGCCCTCGGGCTGCTGGGGGTTGCTCATGGCTCGTCCTCCGCTCGGCGAATACGGAGCGGCCACTGTTCCGTCCCCGCAATGCCCACCATACCGGCAGGGACCCCGCAAAAGCTCGGATATTCGGGGCCGAGATCTCCACGGAATTCTTGCCGCAATCCTCCCTCTGACGCGACGAAGCCCCGCCCAGTGAGCGGTTGCTCGGGCGGGGCTTCGCTACGCCGTCAGGGGTCAGGCCTGGGGTGCCGTGAAGGCGAGGTCGAGGGAGATCACGACCTTGTCGCTCACGAGCACGCCGCCCGCCTCGAGGGCAGCGTTCCACGTGAGGCCGAACTCCTTGCGGGAGATCGTGGTCTCTCCGGAGATTCCGGCGCGGGTGGTGCCGAACGGGTCGACGGCAACGCCGTTGAACTCGGTCTCGATCGTGACCTGCTGGGTGACGCCCTTGATGGTGAGGTCGCCGGTGACGTCGTAGGACTCGCCGTTGTGCTCGATGGCGGTCGAGACGAAGGTCATCTCGGGGAATTCCTCGACGTCGAAGAAATCGGCGCCCTTGACGTGGGCGTCGCGATTCGCGTCGCCGGAGTCGAAGGATGCAGTCTTGATGCTCGCCTCAACGTGGGTCTCAGCGAGGCTGTGGCCGACGTTGACGGTGCCGACGGCGTCGGTGAACCGGCCGCGGACCTTGCTGATGCCGGCGTGGCGGACGGTGAAGGCGATGTCGCTGTGCGCGACGTCGAGGGTCCAGATGCCGGGAGTGATGCCGGAGGGAACGGTCATGGCGATCTCCTTTGGGGTTGTCGAGGTCCAGTAAGTGATTGAAGTGTCAATCAATGAAGCCATCTTATCCATGCAAATGCATGTTCTGCCACCCCCTGTGGGTGATCTCACAGCTAACTCACGGGAACGGAGAGTAGTTCTACTTCTCGTAGAATGAGTTCGAGCGGGCGCACTCGGCTGTCTGCAGCTCAGAGTGCCGGACGATTTCCCGCAGCCTCAACCATTTGAGAAACTGGATGCCATGCCTTCTTCCACCGTCCATCTGTTGCGCCACGGCGAGGTCCACAACCCCGCCGGCGTGCTGTACGGCCGGCTCCCGGAGTTCCACCTCTCCGAGCGCGGCAGGAAGATGGCGGAATGCGTCGCCGAATACTTCGCCGAGCGGGCGCACGACGGCGCGCGGATCGTCTATCTTGCCGCGTCGCCGCTCACGCGTGCTCAGGAGACGGCGGCTCCGACCGCCGCGATCCTTGGCCTCGAGATCGCGCCCGAGCCGCGGATCATCGAGGCGGAGAACCGCTTCGAGGGGCTGCGGGTCAACCGGAACGAGCTCGCCAAGCCGCGCCACTGGCGCTACCTCGTCAACCCCTTCCGGCCGTCTTGGGGCGAGCCGTACGAGCAGCAGGCGGGGCGCGTCCTCGCCGCCGTTGCGGACGCGGCGCGCATCGCCGTCGACCGCGGGGGCGACGGCGCCGAAGCCATCCTCGTTGCCCACCAGCTCCCCATCTGGGTCACGCGGCTCAAAGTCCAAGGGCGCCCGCTCTGGCATGACCCCCGAATGCGCGAGTGCACCCTCGCGTCGCTCACGAGCCTGACAGTCGACACCGCGAGCGGCGCCGTCGTCTCGCTCCGCTACGCCGAGCCCGCCGCCGCCCTTCTGCCGGGTGCCGCGACGACCCCGGGGGCTTGAGGATTATGACTGCACCAGATCCCACCCGCCGCCGCTTCCTCCGGCTCGCCGCCGCCGTTCCGGCGGCCGCGCTGTCCGTCGCCGCCCTCTCGGCCTGCGCGTCGAACGATCCCCTGGCCGCCCAAGCCCGCGCGGGCGACGACAAGAACTACGTGGCCGGCGACGGCTCCGTCACGGAGTACGCGAAGGACCAGCGCAAGCCCCCGATCACTTTCACGGGAACGCTCTACGACGGCAAAACGGTCGATTCCAAGACCCTCCTCGGCCATGTCGCGGTGCTCAACTTCTGGTTCGCCGCATGTGCCCCATGCCGCGTCGAGGCCCCGTCGCTCAAGGAGCTGCACGACGAGTTCGCGTCCCAGGGCGTGATCTTCTACGGCGTGGACCTGCGCGACGAGAAGGGCACGGCCGAGGCCTTCGAGCAGACGTTCGCCATGCCTTACCCGAGCTTCAACGACCAGAATGGTCGCGTGCTCCTCGCGGTCTCCGGCGTCGTGCCTCCCGGGGCCGTGCCAACGACCCTCGTGCTCGACAAGCAGGGCCGCGTCTCTGCGCGCATCCTGGGCGAGCTCGACAAGAGCACGCTCAAGGCACTCATCCAGACGGCGGCGGCCGAGTAGCGTGGGTGGGAACAGCTTCAGCGACGCGGTCCTCAATGGCTCACTCCTGCTCGCGGTGCCGGTGGCACTCCTCGCCGGCTTCGTCTCGTTCGTCTCGCCCTGCGTCCTCCCGCTCGTTCCCGGCTACCTCGGGTACGTCACCGGTCTGACCGGGGTGGACCTCGAGAAGCAGAAGCGTGGCCGTATGGTGTCCGGAATCGGGCTGTTCGTCCTCGGCTTCACCGCCGTGTTCGTCGCGACGGGCGCCGTGTTCGGGCAGCTTGGGGCGTGGCTCGCGATCTCGTCGTCGTGGCTCACGCGCGTGCTGGGCATCGTCGTCGTCCTCATGGGCATTGTCTTCATGGGAGGCCTCGGGATCTTCCAGCGCGAGGCGCGCGTGCACGCCAAGGCGCCCGCCGGGCTGTGGGGCGCCCCGCTCCTCGGGGTGACGTTCGGCCTCGGCTGGGTTCCGTGCATCGGACCGACCCTGGCCGCGGTCCAGCTCCTCGCGTTCACCAACGGCGCCACCGCCTACAAGGGCGCGCTCCTCACGTTCGTGTACTGCCTCGGACTCGGAGTGCCGTTCCTGCTCATTGCGCTAGCGTTCCGCCGGGGCATGGGCGCGCTCAAATTCTTCAAACGTCACCGCCGGGCACTGCAGGCCTTCGGCGGC
Encoded proteins:
- a CDS encoding histidine phosphatase family protein; this translates as MPSSTVHLLRHGEVHNPAGVLYGRLPEFHLSERGRKMAECVAEYFAERAHDGARIVYLAASPLTRAQETAAPTAAILGLEIAPEPRIIEAENRFEGLRVNRNELAKPRHWRYLVNPFRPSWGEPYEQQAGRVLAAVADAARIAVDRGGDGAEAILVAHQLPIWVTRLKVQGRPLWHDPRMRECTLASLTSLTVDTASGAVVSLRYAEPAAALLPGAATTPGA
- a CDS encoding YceI family protein, with the translated sequence MTVPSGITPGIWTLDVAHSDIAFTVRHAGISKVRGRFTDAVGTVNVGHSLAETHVEASIKTASFDSGDANRDAHVKGADFFDVEEFPEMTFVSTAIEHNGESYDVTGDLTIKGVTQQVTIETEFNGVAVDPFGTTRAGISGETTISRKEFGLTWNAALEAGGVLVSDKVVISLDLAFTAPQA
- a CDS encoding TlpA family protein disulfide reductase, whose product is MTAPDPTRRRFLRLAAAVPAAALSVAALSACASNDPLAAQARAGDDKNYVAGDGSVTEYAKDQRKPPITFTGTLYDGKTVDSKTLLGHVAVLNFWFAACAPCRVEAPSLKELHDEFASQGVIFYGVDLRDEKGTAEAFEQTFAMPYPSFNDQNGRVLLAVSGVVPPGAVPTTLVLDKQGRVSARILGELDKSTLKALIQTAAAE
- a CDS encoding cytochrome c biogenesis CcdA family protein — translated: MGGNSFSDAVLNGSLLLAVPVALLAGFVSFVSPCVLPLVPGYLGYVTGLTGVDLEKQKRGRMVSGIGLFVLGFTAVFVATGAVFGQLGAWLAISSSWLTRVLGIVVVLMGIVFMGGLGIFQREARVHAKAPAGLWGAPLLGVTFGLGWVPCIGPTLAAVQLLAFTNGATAYKGALLTFVYCLGLGVPFLLIALAFRRGMGALKFFKRHRRALQAFGGGMLILIGVLMVSGVWSQWISQLQIWIGTVRLPI